The following are encoded in a window of Mycolicibacterium tusciae JS617 genomic DNA:
- a CDS encoding ATP-binding protein, which produces MTGREPDTADKPHRLDNLTLARKEGWQQFVNTPARIPPEPLTRPELGALSDCAYEDYNRQRREWHANLGTIKTPQLAALHEDLWDIVDSNLQDGDKAKGAVAIDAFPGLGKTTSVLAFAREYHRREIAADGSQTREGHERWPVCRVGLTGNTGMLDFNRAMLSFFAHPGVSRGNAAQFAHRALDCVLACETRLLIVDDLHFLRWRNTSGVEISNHFKYIANEFPVTLLFVGVGLAARGLFSEGCTYEDAVIAQTGRRTTQLGMRPFAVDTDDGRREWRQLLLALEKRIVLADKHPGMLANELTDYLFVRSTGHIGSLMTLINRGCQRAIRTGAERLDSELLDRVKNDAASEKARQELAAAFDARRLSTAVGKAG; this is translated from the coding sequence GTGACCGGGCGAGAACCAGATACTGCGGACAAACCGCATCGGTTGGACAATCTGACATTGGCCCGCAAGGAGGGCTGGCAGCAATTCGTCAACACACCGGCCCGAATTCCACCGGAACCGTTGACCCGCCCCGAACTCGGGGCGCTTAGCGACTGTGCCTACGAGGATTACAACCGGCAACGCCGGGAGTGGCACGCCAACCTGGGCACCATCAAGACCCCGCAATTGGCCGCGCTTCATGAGGACCTGTGGGACATCGTCGACAGCAACCTGCAGGACGGCGATAAGGCCAAAGGCGCGGTGGCGATCGACGCGTTTCCGGGGCTGGGCAAAACCACCTCGGTGCTGGCGTTCGCGCGGGAGTATCACCGCCGCGAGATCGCCGCCGACGGATCTCAGACCCGCGAGGGGCATGAGCGTTGGCCGGTCTGTCGGGTGGGCCTCACCGGCAACACCGGGATGCTTGACTTCAACCGGGCGATGCTGTCGTTCTTCGCTCATCCGGGTGTTTCGCGCGGCAACGCCGCCCAGTTCGCACACCGGGCACTCGACTGCGTCCTGGCGTGTGAGACCCGATTGCTGATCGTCGATGATCTGCACTTCCTGCGATGGCGCAACACCAGCGGTGTGGAGATCAGCAACCACTTCAAATACATCGCCAACGAGTTCCCGGTCACGTTGCTGTTCGTCGGCGTCGGGCTGGCCGCGCGAGGGCTGTTCTCCGAGGGCTGCACCTATGAAGACGCGGTCATCGCCCAGACCGGGCGGCGCACCACCCAACTCGGCATGCGCCCGTTCGCCGTCGACACCGACGACGGCCGCCGCGAATGGCGCCAACTGCTCCTGGCCCTGGAGAAACGTATTGTGTTGGCCGACAAGCATCCCGGCATGCTGGCCAACGAACTGACCGATTATCTCTTCGTGCGAAGTACCGGGCATATCGGCTCGCTGATGACGTTGATCAACCGCGGCTGCCAACGCGCCATCCGCACCGGCGCCGAACGCCTCGACAGCGAGCTACTGGACCGCGTCAAGAACGACGCTGCCTCGGAGAAGGCCCGCCAGGAGTTGGCGGCAGCATTCGATGCGCGACGGTTGAGCACCGCGGTCGGCAAGGCCGGATGA
- a CDS encoding helix-turn-helix domain-containing protein, protein MSGGLVRVAIGTRFIYDGELMQVVEMHSAATGTDVVLRAGSGEGGAVRVALRDLLARDRARVVVDDSGPRAHDAEELAGVVLSAMTESERKDLTERAAHIREALTGYRSGVAEMATAGEPRPQYDPHLPLTSRYAAKASELGLSVRTVKQWVSDFRRHGEAGLARSQMSRQKPLGTVDNRWIETGLEVMVEHTDQSRPSQTMVIDRTNARVVARFGDGVVKLPSRATAHRVLAELEKRHPTFRLSTKRNRDIADRPSDAYGKLRPTRPGEYLLMDTTRLDVFALDPVTLRWVQAELTVGMDWYTRCVTGIRVTPVSTKSVDAAAVLYQVYRPRPPGRDWPTHAVWPEHGIPRSVLVDVDAVDGPLTGGGASGPAIVPETIVVDHGKIYVSEHLTSVCQRMGVSIQPARLRTGRDKGPVERFFRTIREDLLQALPGYKGPDVHSRGVDPESEAFFYLDELEAIIREWVAVVYHHRPHDGLVDPHVPGLRMSPALMFEHGMARAGFIEAPRDPDLVYEFLKTEWRKIQHYGVDFGGRRYNGAALNPYRNMTSPYTGKAKGRWPIHHDPDDVTRIYFRDPESRTWHTLMWEHAASMDMPLSEDALQFARKLAASKYTYPDDRLAVADLLERWNLGLGSSVAERRIALRLSREASLLDAAEPENEVAALPSVARVLAMTASPAVDATAPIEVAEPEVGDDDTDDELDASDEDDFYADALEDA, encoded by the coding sequence GTGAGTGGTGGTCTTGTCCGCGTCGCTATCGGAACACGGTTCATCTACGACGGCGAACTGATGCAGGTGGTGGAGATGCATTCAGCCGCCACCGGCACCGATGTCGTCCTTCGCGCTGGTTCAGGGGAAGGCGGCGCAGTGCGGGTGGCGCTGCGCGACCTTCTTGCCAGGGACCGCGCGCGCGTCGTGGTTGACGACTCCGGCCCGCGAGCCCACGATGCGGAAGAACTGGCCGGCGTCGTCCTATCGGCGATGACCGAGTCAGAGAGGAAGGACCTCACTGAACGTGCCGCCCACATACGAGAGGCATTGACTGGCTATCGATCTGGTGTCGCAGAGATGGCTACGGCGGGCGAGCCGCGACCGCAATACGACCCGCACCTTCCGCTCACTAGCCGGTACGCCGCGAAGGCATCTGAACTTGGCCTGAGCGTGCGCACTGTCAAGCAGTGGGTCTCGGATTTTCGTCGGCACGGCGAAGCCGGCCTGGCTCGAAGCCAGATGAGCCGACAGAAGCCGCTCGGCACTGTGGATAACAGGTGGATTGAAACCGGGCTTGAGGTGATGGTCGAGCACACGGATCAATCGCGGCCGTCGCAGACGATGGTGATCGACCGGACGAACGCAAGGGTGGTGGCGAGGTTCGGCGACGGTGTCGTGAAGCTGCCGTCGCGTGCAACGGCACACCGGGTACTTGCCGAGTTGGAGAAGCGCCACCCGACGTTTCGGTTGAGTACCAAGCGGAACCGCGATATCGCCGATCGTCCAAGCGATGCCTATGGGAAGCTGCGCCCGACTCGGCCCGGTGAGTACCTGCTGATGGATACCACTCGGTTGGATGTGTTCGCGTTGGATCCCGTGACGTTGCGCTGGGTCCAAGCGGAGTTGACGGTCGGAATGGATTGGTACACGCGGTGTGTCACCGGGATCCGTGTGACGCCCGTGTCGACGAAATCGGTGGACGCTGCCGCAGTGTTGTATCAGGTGTATCGTCCGCGACCGCCTGGACGCGATTGGCCCACGCACGCGGTGTGGCCTGAGCATGGAATCCCACGCTCGGTCCTCGTTGACGTCGACGCGGTCGACGGCCCACTTACCGGTGGGGGTGCTTCTGGGCCGGCGATCGTGCCGGAGACGATAGTGGTCGATCATGGCAAGATCTATGTTTCCGAGCATCTGACGAGTGTGTGTCAGCGGATGGGGGTGTCGATCCAGCCAGCTAGGTTGCGCACCGGCCGCGATAAGGGACCGGTGGAGCGGTTCTTCCGGACCATTCGGGAGGACTTGCTGCAGGCACTGCCGGGTTACAAAGGCCCTGACGTGCATTCGCGAGGGGTGGACCCGGAGTCGGAGGCGTTCTTCTACCTTGACGAACTGGAGGCGATCATTCGGGAGTGGGTGGCGGTGGTCTATCACCACCGGCCCCACGACGGTTTGGTGGATCCGCATGTGCCCGGTCTGCGGATGTCGCCGGCGCTGATGTTCGAGCACGGTATGGCCCGGGCTGGGTTCATCGAGGCACCGCGTGACCCCGACCTGGTGTATGAGTTCTTGAAGACCGAGTGGCGCAAGATCCAGCACTACGGGGTTGATTTCGGAGGCCGCCGCTACAACGGGGCCGCGTTGAACCCGTACCGCAATATGACGAGCCCGTATACCGGGAAGGCCAAGGGCCGCTGGCCCATTCATCATGACCCCGACGACGTGACCCGCATCTACTTCCGCGATCCGGAGAGCCGCACGTGGCACACGTTGATGTGGGAGCACGCCGCGTCGATGGACATGCCGCTGAGCGAGGACGCTCTCCAGTTCGCCCGCAAGCTCGCGGCGTCGAAGTACACCTATCCTGACGACCGTCTGGCGGTCGCTGATCTGCTGGAGCGCTGGAACCTGGGACTGGGTTCTTCAGTGGCCGAAAGACGGATCGCGCTGCGCCTCTCACGGGAAGCGTCGCTCCTCGACGCCGCTGAACCCGAAAACGAGGTAGCCGCCCTGCCTTCCGTGGCACGGGTGTTGGCAATGACGGCTTCACCGGCCGTCGACGCCACCGCACCCATCGAGGTCGCCGAGCCCGAGGTCGGCGACGACGACACGGACGACGAACTCGACGCATCCGACGAGGACGACTTCTACGCCGATGCCCTGGAGGACGCGTGA